The proteins below are encoded in one region of Silene latifolia isolate original U9 population chromosome 2, ASM4854445v1, whole genome shotgun sequence:
- the LOC141639702 gene encoding antimicrobial ginkbilobin-2-like protein, producing the protein MELPKFKTLLLTILFFLIHVQQAFSQYHFFGYYCDQITGNYTKTSAYKKNLDVLLPKLTVQASTELFNNHSVGKGVDKAYGLYLCRGDLNEQQCHDCVDAAIVSIGEKCPVQIETIVWYEECLVRYANRSIFEYEDESLLTYSWSESNVSDAKKFDKIFSLAVDETIMEAAYNETINGFATAETNLSLFETVYIMGICTPDILGSLCERCLRVALSSMAGCCGTSRVNLAMYLPSCWLRYDSAPYIMSDGSVQPPTSPPPPTHKASNWPLPLPPPTKEAVSTGTTLSPLWVCFALWFLMTLGIPNNVMAAL; encoded by the exons ATGGAACTTCCAAAGTTTAAAACATTATTGCTAACCATTTTATTTTTTCTTATCCACGTTCAACAAGCATTTTCTCAATATCATTTCTTTGGTTACTATTGTGACCAAATAACTGGGAACTACACAAAAACCAGCGCATACAAAAAAAACCTGGACGTTCTCCTTCCAAAGCTCACGGTCCAAGCGTCAACCGAGCTGTTCAACAATCACTCGGTGGGCAAAGGCGTTGACAAAGCCTACGGGTTATACTTGTGTAGAGGCGACCTTAACGAACAACAATGCCACGATTGTGTGGATGCCGCAATTGTAAGCATAGGCGAGAAATGCCCTGTTCAAATCGAAACAATTGTTTGGTATGAGGAATGTTTGGTTCGATATGCCAACCGGTCCATTTTCGAGTACGAAGACGAAAGTCTTTTGACTTATTCTTGGAGTGAATCCAATGTCTCTGACGCCAAAAAGTTTGACAAAATATTTAGTTTGGCTGTAGATGAAACGATCATGGAAGCCGCCTATAACGAGACTATCAACGGTTTTGCGACAGCCGAGACGAATCTCTCGTTGTTTGAGACGGTGTACATTATGGGGATATGTACACCGGATATTCTTGGTAGTTTATGTGAAAGATGTCTAAGAGTTGCGTTAAGTAGTATGGCTGGATGTTGTGGTACGTCAAGGGTGAACTTGGCCATGTACTTGCCTAGTTGCTGGCTTAGATATGACTCTGCCCCTTATATCATGAGTGACGGCAGTGTCCAACCGCCGACCTCGCCTCCACCACCAACCCATAAGGCTAGCAACTGGCCCTTGCCACTTCCACCGCCAACTAAAGAAG CGGTGTCCACAGGGACAACACTATCGCCACTATGGGTTTGCTTTGCGCTTTGGTTTCTGATGACACTTGGGATACCCAATAATGTTATGGCCGCATTGTAA
- the LOC141639708 gene encoding cysteine-rich repeat secretory protein 9-like produces MDNVTADSAYHDNIISVLDKLINQSSISRFFNTSSGDGLDRVNGQYFCRPDLDLETCNSCVTTAVPFFSQMCSNKKQAVVWYNQCMVQYTNRTVSATLQTEPSNEWASSFIVSEPDIFPDIRNKTLDDVIARALMPENKDRFATGNDTFTIWEGFYAMVWCTPDITLAECETCLNTAVDRIPEDGLAQHIVVLMPSCLLKYETVQFIFPETSTPLTPSDP; encoded by the exons ATGGACAATGTAACTGCTGATAGTGCATACCATGACAACATCATTTCCGTCCTTGACAAGCTTATCAATCAATCATCTATCTCAAGGTTCTTTAATACCTCCTCCGGCGATGGCCTTGACCGTGTCAACGGTCAATACTTTTGTCGGCCTGACCTCGACTTGGAGACGTGCAACTCTTGTGTCACTACCGCTGTGCCTTTTTTCAGCCAAATGTGCTCCAACAAGAAGCAAGCCGTTGTATG GTACAACCAATGTATGGTTCAATACACTAATCGAACCGTCTCCGCCACCCTACAAACAGAACCATCAAACGAATGGGCGAGCTCTTTCATTGTATCTGAACCGGACATTTTCCCGGACATACGTAATAAGACCTTGGACGATGTCATAGCAAGGGCGTTAATGCCAGAGAATAAGGACCGTTTTGCCACCGGTAATGACACATTTACAATTTGGGAAGGGTTCTATGCAATGGTTTGGTGTACTCCTGATATAACATTGGCTGAGTGCGAGACTTGTTTGAATACTGCGGTGGATAGAATTCCAGAAGACGGTTTGGCACAACATATTGTTGTCCTAATGCCTAGTTGTTTGTTAAAGTATGAAACGGTCCAATTCATCTTCCCGGAAACGTCTACGCCACTTACTCCGTCCGATCCTTGA